One genomic segment of Borrelia miyamotoi includes these proteins:
- the fusA gene encoding elongation factor G: protein MDYQKLRNIGISAHIDSGKTTLTERILFYCNKIHAIHEVKGKDGVGATMDSMELERERGITIASAATHVEWKNHPINIIDTPGHVDFTIEVERSLRVLDGAILVLDSVAGVQSQSITVDRQLKRYNVPRLAFINKCDKTGANPNNVKDQLRDKLDLNSILMQIPIGLEDKHMGVVDLVLMKAYYFEGKDGTEIIEKEIPAELLNEAKEKRKIMLDALSDFNDELMELHLEGQDVSTETIYNAVRTGTLALKLCPVFMGSAYKNKGVQLLLNAVTRFLPCPYDVKNVALDLNANEKEIELKIDDNLPTVALAFKLEDGQYGQLTYVRIYQGVLKKGQELINSRTSKKFKVGRLIRMHANNTEDIEFGCSGDIVALFGIECASGDTFCDPSINYSMTSMYIPEPVISLSIKPKDKKSADNMAKALGRFTKEDPTFKTYVDAESKETIIQGMGELHLEVYIERMRREFKAEVETGIPQVAYRETITDKAEFNYTHKKQSGGAGQFGRVAGFMEPLDTEEQTYEFVNLIKGGVIPTEYIPSCDKGFQKAMEKGTLIGFPITGIKITINDGQYHIVDSSDIAFQLAAIGAFREAYNKAKPTILEPIMRVTLEGPTEFQGNMFGLLNQRRGIILGSTEEGSFSKVEAEVPLSEMFGFSTVLRSSTQGKAEFSMEFLRYGKVPSAIFAELCKKFNEQNK from the coding sequence ATGGACTATCAAAAATTGCGAAACATAGGCATTAGTGCCCACATTGATTCAGGAAAAACCACACTTACAGAACGTATTCTTTTTTATTGTAACAAAATTCATGCTATTCATGAAGTAAAAGGTAAAGATGGAGTTGGGGCAACAATGGATTCAATGGAACTTGAAAGAGAACGAGGCATTACAATCGCATCGGCTGCAACTCATGTTGAATGGAAAAACCATCCGATCAACATTATTGACACTCCAGGCCACGTTGACTTCACAATCGAAGTTGAACGTTCACTTAGAGTTCTAGATGGAGCAATACTTGTTCTTGATTCTGTTGCAGGAGTACAATCTCAATCAATTACAGTCGATAGACAATTAAAAAGATATAATGTACCACGCCTTGCTTTCATAAATAAATGTGACAAAACTGGAGCAAATCCTAATAATGTAAAAGATCAGCTTAGAGACAAGCTTGATTTAAACTCAATTTTAATGCAAATTCCAATCGGACTTGAAGACAAGCATATGGGAGTTGTCGATCTTGTTTTAATGAAAGCCTACTATTTTGAAGGCAAAGATGGAACAGAAATTATAGAAAAAGAAATTCCTGCTGAGCTACTCAATGAAGCTAAAGAAAAGCGAAAAATAATGCTTGATGCCTTATCCGACTTTAACGATGAGCTTATGGAACTTCACCTAGAAGGACAAGATGTGTCTACAGAAACAATATACAATGCTGTTAGAACAGGTACTTTGGCTTTAAAACTTTGTCCTGTATTCATGGGTTCAGCTTATAAAAACAAAGGTGTCCAGCTTCTGCTTAATGCTGTAACTAGATTTTTGCCTTGTCCTTATGATGTTAAAAACGTGGCACTCGACCTAAACGCAAATGAAAAAGAAATTGAACTTAAAATTGATGATAACCTACCAACTGTAGCTCTAGCCTTTAAATTGGAAGATGGACAATACGGACAATTAACTTATGTAAGAATATACCAAGGAGTATTAAAAAAAGGACAAGAACTAATAAATTCAAGAACTTCTAAAAAGTTCAAAGTTGGAAGACTTATTAGAATGCATGCCAATAATACTGAAGACATTGAATTTGGATGCAGTGGAGATATTGTTGCATTATTTGGAATAGAATGCGCCTCAGGTGATACATTCTGTGATCCTTCAATTAATTATTCAATGACATCAATGTATATTCCAGAACCAGTAATATCTTTATCAATAAAGCCTAAGGATAAAAAATCAGCTGATAATATGGCAAAAGCTCTTGGAAGATTTACAAAAGAAGATCCTACATTTAAAACTTATGTAGATGCTGAATCAAAAGAAACAATAATACAAGGCATGGGTGAATTACACTTAGAAGTTTACATTGAAAGAATGAGGAGAGAGTTTAAGGCAGAGGTTGAAACAGGAATACCTCAAGTAGCATACAGAGAAACCATTACAGATAAAGCAGAATTTAATTATACTCATAAAAAGCAATCAGGAGGTGCAGGTCAATTTGGAAGAGTTGCTGGATTTATGGAACCACTTGATACAGAAGAGCAAACTTATGAATTTGTCAATCTTATAAAAGGTGGAGTAATTCCAACAGAATACATTCCATCATGTGACAAGGGATTCCAAAAAGCTATGGAAAAGGGAACTTTAATTGGTTTCCCAATTACAGGAATCAAAATTACAATTAATGATGGGCAATACCATATTGTTGACTCATCAGACATTGCCTTCCAACTTGCAGCAATTGGAGCATTCAGAGAAGCTTACAATAAAGCAAAACCTACAATACTAGAACCAATAATGAGAGTAACTCTTGAAGGTCCAACCGAATTTCAAGGAAATATGTTTGGACTTTTAAACCAAAGAAGAGGAATAATTTTAGGCTCTACTGAAGAGGGAAGTTTCTCAAAAGTTGAAGCCGAGGTTCCATTAAGCGAGATGTTTGGATTTTCAACGGTTCTAAGATCGTCCACACAAGGAAAAGCCGAGTTTTCAATGGAATTTTTAAGATATGGCAAAGTTCCAAGTGCCATATTTGCTGAATTATGTAAAAAATTTAATGAACAAAATAAATAG
- a CDS encoding KTSC domain-containing protein — translation MNTLTISHELSKIHQVDYDSALSELSVFFKDGRAYKYFKIEPRHFSMISKLVQERKSVGKYLTEHIFNKYDQEKL, via the coding sequence TTGAATACTTTAACAATATCTCATGAATTGAGCAAAATACATCAAGTGGATTATGATTCTGCTTTGTCTGAACTTTCTGTATTTTTTAAGGACGGAAGAGCTTATAAATATTTTAAGATTGAGCCAAGACATTTTAGTATGATATCTAAGCTTGTGCAAGAGAGAAAATCAGTTGGTAAATATTTGACAGAACATATATTTAACAAGTATGATCAAGAGAAACTTTAG
- a CDS encoding tetratricopeptide repeat protein codes for MSSCSSLSKEYQAISDEYYKLAKLNDDLGNNETSVALYEQAIKFNSNVDDASSYNFVLAYINLKRYEEAELKLESLLEKDPDNVLLVNLKAYLLFKKDNLDEALKFYLKNLEVVPANQEALFNVFYIYHLKNDIENAKKYILKYKELNYSVPASANEIVSSILEG; via the coding sequence TTGTCATCTTGTAGCTCTCTTTCTAAAGAATATCAAGCTATCTCAGATGAATATTATAAGCTTGCCAAATTAAATGATGATCTTGGTAATAATGAGACTTCAGTTGCACTTTATGAACAAGCTATTAAATTTAATTCTAATGTGGATGATGCATCTAGTTATAATTTTGTTTTGGCTTATATCAATTTAAAGAGGTATGAGGAAGCTGAGTTAAAACTTGAATCTTTATTGGAAAAGGATCCTGACAATGTTTTATTGGTTAATTTAAAAGCTTATTTATTATTTAAAAAAGATAATTTGGACGAGGCTTTAAAATTTTATTTAAAGAATTTGGAAGTGGTGCCTGCTAATCAAGAAGCGTTATTTAATGTTTTTTATATTTATCATTTAAAGAATGACATAGAAAATGCAAAAAAATATATTTTGAAATATAAAGAATTAAATTATTCAGTACCTGCTAGTGCAAATGAAATAGTTTCATCTATTTTGGAAGGTTAA
- a CDS encoding ribose-phosphate pyrophosphokinase encodes MSLLIKKSLGIIACPGGRVFADKIMEELRKIFLDAESRVIGKISQTTNSLKEDVLKPEGNLSHLLEGFEFSDLSFDETMEIPVNFVKFANGEFKAEILETIRNKDIFIVQDVSNTYPVYVNNNEKVIMTINDHLMNLMTTVDACIQAKAHSVSVIVPSYPYSRQDKKHSREGLTASLFGRFLEELGVKHILTLDIHSKAIENVFRKTYFENLNASYEIFCALAELIDIKDSNLVVVSPDTGAVNRNKFFASSLKRPLALLYKERDYSKIAHNVNDSNISVTKLLGDVEGKNVFMSDDILATGGTFIKAVKLLKGMGAKKIICAISLPFFNGDAIRYFDKAYEEGYFYKIIGTNAVYHDDRLISKSWYYESNVAHLFAGAVLAIHNRVSFQKILDRSHDIQELIFKS; translated from the coding sequence TTGAGTTTGCTTATTAAAAAGTCGTTAGGGATTATTGCCTGTCCTGGTGGTAGAGTATTTGCAGATAAAATAATGGAAGAACTTAGAAAAATATTTTTAGATGCTGAGAGTAGAGTTATTGGAAAAATTTCACAAACTACTAATTCTTTAAAAGAAGATGTTTTGAAGCCTGAGGGAAATTTATCTCATTTATTAGAAGGATTTGAATTTTCTGACTTAAGTTTTGACGAGACTATGGAAATTCCTGTAAACTTTGTTAAATTTGCTAATGGTGAATTTAAGGCAGAAATTTTAGAAACCATAAGAAATAAAGATATTTTTATTGTGCAAGATGTTTCTAATACTTATCCAGTTTATGTAAATAATAATGAAAAAGTAATAATGACAATTAATGATCATTTGATGAATTTGATGACTACCGTAGATGCTTGCATACAGGCTAAAGCTCATTCTGTTAGTGTTATTGTACCTTCTTATCCTTACTCTAGACAGGATAAGAAACATTCAAGAGAAGGATTAACAGCAAGCCTTTTTGGAAGATTTTTAGAGGAGTTGGGAGTTAAACACATTTTGACACTAGACATTCATTCAAAAGCGATTGAAAATGTTTTTAGAAAAACATATTTTGAAAATTTAAATGCATCTTATGAGATTTTTTGTGCTTTAGCTGAACTGATAGATATTAAAGATTCAAATTTAGTAGTTGTTTCTCCTGATACTGGAGCTGTTAATAGAAATAAGTTTTTTGCATCTAGTCTTAAGAGGCCATTAGCTTTGCTTTATAAAGAAAGAGATTATTCAAAAATAGCGCATAATGTTAACGATTCTAATATTTCTGTTACTAAGCTTTTGGGGGATGTTGAAGGTAAGAATGTTTTTATGAGTGATGATATTTTAGCTACTGGTGGAACTTTTATTAAGGCTGTGAAATTGCTGAAAGGGATGGGGGCTAAGAAGATTATATGTGCCATAAGTTTACCATTTTTTAATGGAGATGCGATTAGGTATTTCGATAAGGCTTATGAGGAGGGCTATTTCTATAAAATAATTGGGACAAATGCTGTTTATCATGATGATAGACTTATCAGTAAATCTTGGTATTATGAATCTAATGTTGCGCATCTTTTTGCCGGTGCAGTTCTTGCAATTCACAATAGAGTTAGTTTTCAAAAAATTCTTGATAGAAGTCATGATATTCAAGAGTTAATTTTTAAGAGTTAG